AACTCGACGCGGACCTTGTAGACGACTTCCTTGGCCTCGATGGCGGCGTCCTTCAGCCGGGCCTCGGCGTTTCGCTGGGCCTCCTCCACGATCCCGCGGCCTCTCTCCGTGGCCTCGCCGATCCGCCGCTCGATCAGGGACTTCTGGACGAGCATCCCGCCCACCCACGCGAGCGGAACGCCGATCCCCACGATGGTCAGGATGACGATGATGGTCGGGTCCAGGTTGGCCACCTCCCGTCACGAGCCGGCGTCATGCGCCCTCCCGCGGCCGGCTCGCGCGAATGGGTCATTTGGCTAAAACCGCCCAATGTTACGCCATCTTGCGGCAGGAGTCAACGCGAGAAAGGGGTGGGGCGTGACCGGGGGTGGAAAAACACAACGGGCGGGGTCGTTGGCCCCGCCCGTCCTCTCGTTCCCCGCCTCTGCCGTGTGCTCGGGAAGTTCGAACCTGGCTGAAACCAGGTGGGCGCCCCGGTGAAGGCGTCAGGCTTCCCCTTCGCGGAGGGGCTTGCACACGGCCCCCACGCCGGGGCTCCCGTTTGCATTAGATTGGGCTCGCAACTTCACCTCGCATCACGAGCAGCGCAGGGAAGCCGATCGCTCCCATTAAGCACCGCCCTCCGACCCGCGGTCAAGGGCAAAGTCGCCCGGCCTCACCTGAGGACCGTGCCCAGACGCTCGACCAGGCTGTCCACCCGCGCGGCCAGCCCCGCCTCGCGGTCCCGGGCCCGGAACAGCTCGTCGACGACGTGGAGGCCGGCCAGGATCGACAGCCGCGTCGGCTCCTGAACACGCGCCTGCTCCCGTACCGTGCGGATCATGCCGTCCAGGTAGTCGGCGAGCCCGCGGATGTACTCCTGTGAGCTCGGACCCCGCACCGTGATCCGCTGCCCGAGGATCTCGACCTCGGCCCGCCCTTCAGCCATGCTGACCTCCAGTCCCCCGCGTTCGCCACA
This genomic interval from Candidatus Methylomirabilota bacterium contains the following:
- a CDS encoding cell division protein ZapA, translated to MAEGRAEVEILGQRITVRGPSSQEYIRGLADYLDGMIRTVREQARVQEPTRLSILAGLHVVDELFRARDREAGLAARVDSLVERLGTVLR